In Phaseolus vulgaris cultivar G19833 chromosome 10, P. vulgaris v2.0, whole genome shotgun sequence, a single genomic region encodes these proteins:
- the LOC137819369 gene encoding protein PSK SIMULATOR 1-like, which translates to MVAATMAWRNKAVPEEKALGINAFDAGKTMCRLISLYHSLSDQEIAKLHHEVIKSKGVTYLNSHHECFLLNLAAAERLEELDTAADAVSRLGRKCSNSSLGHFDLVYADLKLGLIDLRKLGYGCRNSHKMISKMEKLVSSTGSLYSAMESMGKLEISEKRRQRLKTSDYNNWTKQNLEYLNEEIACCRKQVQHYKEVSLWNQTLDKTVGIMAKVVCIVYARICSVFGGYIANCSCYNINGGGDSENGSCCCLLEHRELYKKNYCLYEESPQKPVITRSGPIPKGSSNKTGVIRFLNRGVDRPMNGVNNRVLRLAPPSTVGGAGLAARYAEVVLLAEQCLHAPAKVGEDAREAFYGMLPERVRRKVAAKLKGRWRRGEEGEALAEGWRDAVEELLEWLSPVAHDTVRWQAERSVETARFEARTTALLLQTLHYSDLEKAEAAIVEVVVGLSCIYWCERT; encoded by the coding sequence ATGGTTGCTGCCACCATGGCATGGCGTAACAAGGCCGTGCCGGAGGAAAAAGCCCTCGGGATCAACGCCTTCGATGCCGGAAAAACCATGTGCCGCCTCATCTCCCTCTACCACTCTCTCTCCGATCAAGAAATCGCCAAGCTCCATCACGAGGTGATCAAATCGAAAGGAGTAACCTACTTGAATTCCCACCATGAATGCTTCCTCCTCAACCTCGCCGCCGCGGAGCGTCTGGAGGAACTCGACACTGCGGCCGACGCCGTCTCGCGGCTCGGTCGGAAATGCTCCAACAGCAGCCTCGGACACTTCGACCTTGTTTACGCCGACCTAAAGCTCGGTCTTATCGATCTCCGGAAGTTAGGTTACGGTTGCCGCAACAGTCATAAGATGATCTCCAAAATGGAGAAGCTTGTCTCTTCTACCGGGAGTCTTTATTCCGCCATGGAATCCATGGGGAAACTGGAGATTTCAGAGAAGAGGAGGCAGAGATTGAAGACTAGTGATTATAACAACTGGACCAAACAAAACTTGGAATACTTGAATGAGGAGATAGCATGCTGTAGAAAACAAGTGCAGCATTACAAGGAAGTTTCGTTGTGGAATCAAACATTGGACAAAACCGTTGGAATCATGGCTAAGGTAGTTTGCATTGTCTACGCTAGAATCTGTTCTGTTTTTGGAGGGTACATTGCTAATTGCAGCTGCTATAATATCAATGGTGGTGGAGACAGTGAAAACGGTAGTTGTTGCTGCCTCTTGGAACACCGTGAGCTGTACAAGAAGAACTACTGTCTCTACGAAGAATCACCTCAGAAGCCTGTGATCACAAGATCGGGTCCAATTCCAAAGGGTAGTAGTAACAAAACCGGTGTGATTCGCTTCTTGAACCGTGGAGTTGATAGGCCGATGAATGGCGTTAACAATAGGGTTTTGAGGCTGGCGCCGCCGTCGACGGTGGGCGGGGCGGGGCTTGCGGCGAGGTATGCGGAGGTGGTTTTGCTTGCGGAGCAGTGCCTGCACGCGCCGGCGAAGGTGGGGGAGGATGCTCGGGAGGCGTTTTACGGGATGTTGCCGGAGAGGGTGAGGCGGAAGGTGGCGGCAAAACTGAAGGGGCGGTGGCGGAGGGGGGAGGAGGGGGAAGCGCTGGCGGAAGGGTGGCGGGACGCGGTGGAGGAGCTGCTGGAGTGGCTGTCGCCGGTGGCGCATGACACGGTGCGGTGGCAGGCGGAGAGGAGCGTGGAGACGGCGAGGTTTGAGGCGAGGACGACGGCGCTGCTGCTGCAGACGCTGCATTACTCCGACTTGGAGAAGGCGGAAGCCGCCATTGTGGAGGTGGTGGTGGGTCTGAGTTGCATATATTGGTGTGAGAGAACATGA
- the LOC137819524 gene encoding zinc finger protein 10-like → MEQGQCWTKRKYSLSSSLSSPANPSYGDSWEEQAFAEDAANSLGGCVWPPRSYSCSFCRREFRSAQALGGHMNVHRRDRARLKQQPSSPHNEILCHDLQTQLHKPLQSPFASLDDYLYPSPVCGLAYKKTKPNSYPDFVASPSSPSHSKALLAPSLNSGNSREETMIPFYDSTILHKISPVSNSSETWPNLAEDQGLYSCKFHPQADTKKPSKGIIDSRCWGSDDIDGDMSLNSVVYSTHPFLQFESTKEADHMSCMKRKTDASSSPFSPKSSSVDRNDVQPKMLEFSPSSLEELDLELRLGYRSKV, encoded by the coding sequence ATGGAACAGGGTCAATGTTGGACAAAGAGGAAGTACTCTTTGAGCTCTAGTCTTAGTTCACCAGCCAACCCTTCCTATGGTGACTCGTGGGAAGAACAAGCTTTTGCAGAAGATGCTGCTAATTCTCTTGGTGGCTGCGTATGGCCTCCAAGATCATACTCTTGtagcttttgcagaagagagtttAGGTCAGCGCAGGCTCTAGGTGGCCACATGAATGTTCATAGAAGGGATAGAGCAAGACTAAAGCAACAACCCTCTAGCCCCCACAATGAAATTCTATGTCATGACCTTCAAACTCAACTCCATAAGCCACTTCAAAGTCCTTTTGCTTCTTTGGATGATTACCTATACCCTTCTCCTGTTTGTGGATTGgcttataaaaaaactaaacctAATTCTTATCCTGATTTTGTTGCTTCACCTTCTTCACCCTCACATTCCAAGGCCTTATTGGCTCCATCGCTTAATAGTGGTAACTCCAGAGAGGAAACCATGATTCCATTTTATGATTCCACTATTCTCCACAAGATTTCTCCTGTCAGTAATTCTTCCGAAACATGGCCAAATTTAGCTGAAGATCAGGGACTATATTCATGTAAGTTCCATCCTCAAGCTGATACCAAGAAACCCTCCAAGGGAATAATAGATTCTAGATGTTGGGGTAGTGATGATATTGATGGGGATATGAGCCTGAATTCAGTTGTGTATAGTACTCACCCATTTTTGCAGTTTGAGAGTACTAAAGAGGCAGATCATATGAGTTGCATGAAGAGGAAAACAGATGCTTCCTCATCGCCATTTTCCCCAAAGTCAAGCTCAGTTGATAGAAATGATGTGCAGCCAAAGATGCTTGAATTTAGCCCTAGCTCACTGGAAGAGCTAGATCTGGAGTTAAGGCTTGGTTACAGGTCCAAGGTATAG